A single region of the Bacteroides luhongzhouii genome encodes:
- a CDS encoding TolC family protein, with protein sequence MKQFIYFFSGLLLLFVSTTRVVAQEVSDYSQLNEDDYTKIVLPPLSVLFENAKNSPVYEMADVKARIERKLLQKEKWSFLGFFSLRGSYQYGMFGNESTYTDVAVAPYLTYSTQAQNGYTVGAGLSIPLNDLFDLKGRVSRQRLTLKSAELEREVKYDEIKKNIIEMYAMATSQMRVLQMRSESLVLANVQYEISEKNFANGTIESTDLSTDKERQSQAREAYEKSKFELTKSLMILEVISRTPIIRK encoded by the coding sequence ATGAAGCAATTTATATACTTTTTTTCGGGGCTATTACTTCTATTCGTCTCTACAACCCGTGTAGTTGCACAAGAAGTGTCTGACTATTCTCAACTAAATGAAGATGATTATACTAAAATAGTTCTTCCCCCACTATCCGTTTTATTCGAAAACGCCAAGAACAGTCCCGTTTATGAGATGGCGGACGTAAAGGCGAGAATTGAGCGCAAATTACTCCAAAAAGAGAAATGGTCATTTCTAGGTTTCTTCAGTTTGCGGGGGAGCTATCAATACGGAATGTTCGGTAATGAGTCTACCTATACAGACGTGGCAGTCGCCCCATATCTTACCTACTCCACCCAGGCACAAAACGGTTACACAGTAGGCGCAGGTTTGAGCATTCCATTGAACGATTTATTCGACCTCAAAGGACGTGTCAGTCGGCAAAGACTCACACTAAAAAGTGCAGAGTTGGAGCGGGAAGTGAAGTATGACGAAATCAAAAAGAATATTATTGAGATGTACGCAATGGCTACCTCACAGATGAGAGTTCTTCAGATGAGAAGCGAGAGTCTTGTGCTTGCCAATGTGCAATATGAAATATCTGAAAAGAATTTTGCTAACGGAACGATAGAGTCTACGGATTTATCGACAGATAAAGAGCGTCAGTCTCAAGCCCGTGAAGCATATGAGAAAAGTAAGTTTGAACTAACAAAGAGTTTAATGATACTTGAAGTTATTTCACGCACCCCCATCATACGAAAATAA
- a CDS encoding GumC family protein: protein MNFIISIIRTLFRHRWLILIGTALFTLMVIYYTRHMRGGYDVKATLYTGVASGYNLESDKRTDWATVQNSMDNLISIMQAESTLKRVCLRLFARILIQGSPDKENNGITASSYNYTYNHLKNSPNGNEILKLIDKSSEDKTVANLEAYMRPHRDNYIYGLFYYNHPFYSYNALKNIKVQRRLTSDLLDISYSSGDPGIVYNTVSILMDEFVEEYRRIRYGETDKVIKYFEEELARIGKQLRLEEEDLTKYNVQKRIINYLDETKEIAAISKEFELREQDAQFAFNSTKSMLEELEKHMDSNAKQVLKNMEFVDKLREASNITSRISEAEAMTDSKKEDSQSVESDKKQLAKIKQELNDLTTSYVGHKYTKEGASRTNIIDQWLEQTLLYEKAKAELLIVQNARQELNERYVFFAPVGTTIKQKERSINFTERNYLTVLQSYNEALLRKKNLEMTSATLKVLNEPTYPIASNSTNRKQIVIAACIGSFIIIVALLLLIEMLDRTLRDASRSKRVTGFKVIGAVPSTKSSRYGGLAKTYVQISIKELSNALLRFLTKRKSPGVFIINLFSTSDHSGEEELGNLICGYMQSRMLNTRFITYGVDFNTDSTQYLLAKNITDFYTLQGEDILIVAYPPLSKSNIPSALLHDANANILVAPADRGWKTIDKQLCEQLMQQLGKTDVPFRLCLTNACREATEDFTGQLPPYTLLRRIGYRFSQLSLTEKMIFNLKRKAKEAEDEDDDE from the coding sequence ATGAACTTTATCATTTCTATTATACGGACCCTTTTTCGCCATCGTTGGCTGATATTGATAGGAACCGCTCTCTTCACATTGATGGTCATATATTATACACGCCACATGCGGGGAGGATATGATGTAAAGGCTACACTCTACACAGGTGTAGCATCAGGATATAACCTGGAGAGTGATAAGCGTACCGACTGGGCAACAGTACAAAATTCGATGGATAATCTAATCAGTATCATGCAAGCTGAAAGTACACTCAAAAGAGTATGCTTGCGGCTATTTGCCCGTATCCTCATCCAAGGAAGTCCAGATAAAGAAAATAACGGTATTACAGCTTCCAGCTACAACTACACCTACAATCATTTAAAAAACAGTCCAAATGGTAATGAGATACTGAAACTAATCGATAAATCAAGTGAAGACAAAACAGTAGCCAATCTGGAAGCATATATGCGCCCCCACAGAGACAACTACATATATGGATTATTTTATTATAATCACCCATTTTACAGCTATAATGCACTGAAAAATATAAAAGTGCAACGCCGTTTGACCAGTGATTTGTTAGACATCAGTTACTCATCTGGTGATCCCGGTATTGTCTATAATACTGTCAGTATCCTGATGGATGAATTTGTAGAAGAATACCGCCGTATACGTTACGGGGAAACAGATAAAGTAATCAAATATTTCGAAGAAGAGTTGGCACGGATTGGCAAACAGCTTCGACTGGAAGAAGAGGATTTGACCAAATATAACGTACAAAAACGTATCATCAATTATCTGGATGAAACAAAAGAAATAGCTGCTATCAGTAAAGAGTTTGAACTAAGAGAACAAGATGCACAGTTTGCATTCAATAGCACTAAATCCATGCTTGAAGAATTAGAGAAACACATGGACAGTAATGCCAAACAGGTGCTCAAAAACATGGAGTTTGTAGATAAACTGCGAGAAGCATCCAACATTACCAGCAGAATTTCAGAAGCTGAAGCAATGACTGATTCCAAGAAAGAGGATTCTCAGTCAGTAGAAAGTGATAAAAAGCAGTTAGCTAAAATCAAGCAAGAACTGAATGATCTGACAACTTCTTACGTTGGTCATAAATACACCAAAGAAGGTGCTTCACGAACCAATATCATCGATCAGTGGCTAGAACAAACCTTACTCTATGAAAAAGCTAAAGCAGAACTCCTTATCGTGCAAAATGCTCGTCAGGAATTGAACGAGCGATATGTATTTTTCGCACCGGTAGGTACAACTATCAAGCAAAAAGAGCGTTCTATCAACTTTACCGAACGTAATTATCTGACTGTATTGCAAAGCTACAATGAAGCCTTATTAAGAAAGAAGAATTTGGAAATGACTTCTGCGACCTTAAAGGTATTGAATGAGCCGACCTATCCGATTGCGTCCAACTCAACTAACCGGAAGCAAATTGTTATTGCCGCTTGTATAGGAAGCTTTATTATTATAGTAGCTTTATTACTGTTGATTGAAATGCTTGACAGAACTTTACGAGATGCCAGTCGTAGCAAACGAGTAACCGGTTTCAAAGTTATAGGCGCTGTTCCCAGTACAAAATCCTCCCGTTATGGCGGATTAGCCAAAACTTATGTCCAAATTTCCATAAAAGAGTTGAGTAATGCGTTACTTCGTTTCTTAACCAAGCGCAAGTCTCCAGGTGTATTCATCATCAACCTCTTCAGTACCAGCGACCATTCCGGGGAAGAAGAACTAGGAAATTTGATCTGTGGATATATGCAAAGCCGTATGCTAAATACAAGATTCATTACCTACGGAGTAGATTTCAACACAGACTCCACACAATACCTGCTTGCAAAAAATATCACAGACTTTTATACTTTACAAGGAGAAGATATATTGATAGTTGCCTATCCACCATTGTCTAAGAGTAATATCCCGAGTGCGCTACTACATGACGCTAACGCCAACATTTTAGTAGCTCCAGCAGACCGTGGTTGGAAAACTATCGACAAGCAACTTTGCGAACAACTTATGCAACAACTGGGTAAAACAGATGTTCCATTCCGTCTCTGCCTCACCAATGCTTGTCGCGAAGCAACAGAGGACTTTACAGGACAACTTCCTCCCTATACATTATTACGTAGAATCGGTTACCGTTTCAGTCAATTGTCATTAACAGAAAAAATGATATTCAACCTCAAGAGAAAAGCAAAAGAAGCAGAAGACGAGGACGATGACGAATAG